One stretch of Microcebus murinus isolate Inina chromosome 12, M.murinus_Inina_mat1.0, whole genome shotgun sequence DNA includes these proteins:
- the DIRAS2 gene encoding GTP-binding protein Di-Ras2 codes for MPEQSNDYRVAVFGAGGVGKSSLVLRFVKGTFRESYIPTVEDTYRQVISCDKSICTLQITDTTGSHQFPAMQRLSISKGHAFILVYSITSRQSLEELKPIYEQICEIKGDVESIPIMLVGNKCDESPSREVQSSEAEALARAWKCAFMETSAKLNHNVKELFQELLTLEKRRAVSLQIDGKKSKQQKRKEKLKGKCVLM; via the coding sequence ATGCCTGAACAGAGCAACGATTACCGAGTGGCCGTGTTTGGCGCAGGTGGTGTTGGCAAGAGCTCCCTGGTCCTGAGGTTTGTGAAAGGCACGTTTCGGGAAAGCTACATCCCGACGGTGGAAGACACCTACCGGCAGGTGATCAGCTGTGACAAGAGCATATGCACGCTGCAGATCACCGACACGACGGGCAGCCACCAGTTCCCGGCCATGCAGCGGCTGAGCATCTCCAAGGGGCACGCCTTCATCCTGGTGTACTCCATCACCAGCCGCCAGTCCCTGGAGGAGCTCAAGCCCATTTACGAGCAGATCTGCGAGATCAAAGGGGACGTGGAGAGCATCCCCATCATGCTGGTGGGGAACAAGTGCGACGAGAGCCCCAGCCGCGAGGTGCAGAGCAGCGAGGCGGAGGCCTTGGCGCGCGCGTGGAAGTGCGCCTTCATGGAGACCTCGGCCAAGCTCAACCACAACGTCAAGGAGCTCTTCCAGGAGCTGCTCACGCTGGAGAAGCGCAGGGCCGTGAGCCTGCAGATCGACGGCAAGAAGAGCAAGcagcagaagaggaaagagaagctcAAGGGCAAGTGCGTGCTCATGTGA